A region from the Lycium barbarum isolate Lr01 chromosome 8, ASM1917538v2, whole genome shotgun sequence genome encodes:
- the LOC132608125 gene encoding uncharacterized protein LOC132608125, whose amino-acid sequence MKGRSGSPTIILEVVADYDLWMWHAYFGMPGTNNDINVLESSHLFSNLAKGIAPPAHYVIQGKEYDVGYYLADDIYPKWSTLVQTIREPRSPKKKYFSMKQGSCRKYVERALGVLQARFAIIAGPSRFWRKEVLHDIRTTCIILHNMIIEDERGLNAPIQDAGEGPTPTVEMVVDENHRFE is encoded by the exons atgaaag GTCGTAGTGGATCCCCAACAATTATTCTTGAAGTTGTAGCTGATTATGACCTTTGGATGTGGCATGCATATTTTGGTATGCCAGGCACCAATAATGACATTAATGTTTTAGAGTCATCACATTTGTTTTCCAATCTTGCTAAAGGTATTGCTCCTCCCGCCCATTATGTTATTCAAGGAAAAGAATATGATGTGGGTTATTATTTAGCTGACGATATATATCCAAAATGGTCTACCCTTGTGCAAACTATTCGTGAGCCGCGTTCGCCAAAGAAGAAATATTTCTCGATGAAACAAGGATCATGTCGAAAATATGTTGAACGTGCATTAGGAGTTTTGCAAGCTCGTTTTGCAATTATTGCAGGACCGTCACGTTTTTGGAGAAAAGAAGTGCTACATGATATAAGAACTACATGTATTATACTGCACAACATGATAATCGAGGATGAGCGTGGTCTTAATGCACCAATTCAAGATGCTGGGGAAGGTCCAACTCCAACAGTAGAAATGGTAGTTGATGAAAATCACCGATTTGAATAA
- the LOC132606709 gene encoding protein PIN-LIKES 6 has translation MDRVPRFLVEVLTEPQRGGESFLGTIKIAVLPIAKVFTLCFLGFLMASKYVNILPANGRKLLNGLVFSLLLPCLIFSQLGQAITYEKLLQWWFIPVNIVITTVLGSIIGFIVATIIRPPYPYFKFTIIQIGIGNIGNVPLVLIAALCRDKSNPFGDSEICSRDGNAYISFGQWVGAIILYTYVFQMLAPPPELGTFDVEDANLPIKTPNKDRLPSHPSGTSAEQVPLLTANAAPADSSGSNKEKVKEFFKFLYEKLKLKQIIQPPIIASILAIVIGCVPVLRRQVFTSDAPLYFFTDSCLILGDAMIPCILLALGGNLVDGPGPGSSKLGLKTTAAIVFARLCLVPPTGLGVVMLVDKLGWLPAGDKMFRFVLLLQYTMPTSILAGAVANLRGCGKEAAAILFWVHIFAIFSMAGWIILYISILF, from the exons ATGGATAGGGTGCCAAGGTTTCTTGTTGAGGTTCTAACAGAACCGCAACGAGGAGGAGAGTCGTTTCTCGGGACCATTAAGATTGCTGTTTTACCAATTGCAAAAGTTTTTACTTTGTGCTTCTTGGGATTTCTGATGGCCTCCAAGTATGTCAATATTCTTCCAGCAAATGGAAGGAAGCTTTTAAATGGG TTGGTATTTTCACTTCTGCTGCCATGCTTGATATTCTCTCAACTTGGACAAGCCATTACATATGAAAAATTGCTTCAGTG GTGGTTCATACCTGTTAACATTGTTATCACGACCGTATTAGGTTCTATCATCGGTTTTATTGTTGCTACGATCATCCGTCCACCCTACCCTTATTTCAAATTTACCATTATACagattggcattg GGAATATTGGAAATGTTCCACTTGTCCTGATAGCTGCATTATGTCGTGACAAATCAAATCCTTTCGGTGACTCTGAAATATGTTCGCGAGATGGTAATGCGTACATCTCATTTGGCCAGTGG GTTGGTGCAATTATCCTCTACACCTATGTATTCCAGATGCTCGCACCTCCTCCTGAGCTCGGCACCTTTGACGTTGAAGATGCAAACCTTCCTATCAAGACTCCTAACAAAGATAGATTGCCGAGCCATCCATCAGGTACTTCTGCAGAGCAAGTTCCATTACTTACAGCCAATGCTGCACCAGCTGACTCTAGTGGTTCAAACAAAGAAAAG GTTAAAGAGTTCTTTAAATTTCTGTATGAGAAACTGAAGCTCAAGCAAATAATTCAACCTCCTATTATAGCTTCT ATCTTAGCGATTGTCATAGGATGTGTGCCAGTCCTGAGGCGCCAGGTCTTTACTTCTGATGCTCCACTTTACTTCTTCACTGACAGCTGCTTGATTCTTGG GGATGCCATGATTCCCTGCATATTGTTGGCTCTAGGAGGCAATCTTGTTGATG GACCAGGACCTGGAAGTTCAAAACTTGGTCTAAAAACAACTGCTGCAATTGTCTTTGCACGGCTGTGTTTGGTTCCTCCAACTGGACTTGGCGTTGTCATGTTAGTTGATAAGCTTGGCTGGCTTCCTGCTGGTGATAAAATGTTCagatttgttcttcttcttcagtaTACGATGCCCACATCCATACTTGCTG GTGCTGTTGCCAACTTGAGAGGGTGTGGGAAGGAGGCAGCTGCTATCTTGTTTTGGGTTCATATCTTTGCTATTTTCTCTATGGCTGGATGGATCATCCTCTACATCAGCATACTCTTTTAA
- the LOC132605273 gene encoding uncharacterized protein LOC132605273 gives MAYRRKQGISRSSTFQEESIFRPPGDAKQGISRSSTFHHETTFRPPGDPFSSSSSSSSSSSLAAQAIRASAAHRDRSYQDALSNGYSENEAGGFWGVLARKGKDILEESQEGRTVVETSQNHVLNGHSPWQMQTTRPLTQTQTIHEDQLKASRDVAMATAAKAKLLLRELKTVKADLAFAKQRCSQLEEENKMLREAREKGDNPADDDMIRLQLETLLAEKARLAHENSVYARENLILREIVEYHQLTMQDVVYLDEGFEEVTEVSPIPAVSRMLSASPPLSPKSRGTPSRNSSVTNLTALVNTSTVQHNEEPPRTSTSSKGKDLTRT, from the exons atggCATACAGAAGGAAGCAGGGGATCAGCAGATCCTCCACATTCCAAGAAGAGAGCATTTTTCGTCCCCCTGGAGACGCGAAGCAAGGGATCAGCAGATCATCTACATTCCATCATGAAACCACTTTCCGTCCCCCAGGGGACCCTTTTTCAtcgtcgtcttcttcttcttcatcctcGTCTCTCGCGGCTCAGGCTATTAGAGCCTCAGCTGCTCATCGTGATCGCTCCTATCAG GATGCTCTTTCGAATGGTTATAGCGAAAATGAGGCAGGTGGATTTTGGGGAGTTTTAGCGAGGAAAGGCAAAGACATTCTTGAAGAAAGCCAG gaAGGACGCACAGTTGTTGAGACGTCGCAAAATCATGTCTTGAATGGACATAGCCCATGGCAGATGCAAACAACTCGGCCACTAACACAAACACAAACTATTCATGAAGATCAATTAAAGGCTTCTCGCGAC GTGGCAATGGCAACTGCAGCAAAAGCAAAATTACTACTACGAGAGTTAAAGACTGTTAAAGCAGATCTTGCTTTTGCAAAGCAACGTTGCTCTCAGCtggaagaagaaaataaaatgctTCGAGAGGCTCGTGAAAAGGGAGACAACCCTGCGGATGATGACATG ATACGGCTTCAACTGGAGACGCTGTTAGCAGAGAAGGCTCGTCTAGCACATGAGAATTCAGTTTACGCTCGTGAGAATCTCATCTTAAGAGAGATTGTGGAGTACCATCAATTGACAATGCAGGATGTAGTGTATTTGGATGAAGGATTTGAAGAAGTAACAGAAGTTTCCCCAATACCAGCTGTTTCAAGAATGCTCTCAGCTTCACCTCCATTATCCCCTAAATCAAGAGGCACACCATCTAGAAACTCCTCTGTCACAAATTTAACAGCTCTAGTGAATACAAGTACTGTTCAACACAATGAAGAACCACCAAGAACTTCAACTTCTTCCAAGGGGAAAGATTTAACACGAACATGA